DNA sequence from the Macrobrachium nipponense isolate FS-2020 chromosome 26, ASM1510439v2, whole genome shotgun sequence genome:
atatatatatataatatctataatatatatatatataacatatacacgcACCTAAGCTACACACGtccttcctttaatatctaattcgctcaagcTCGGAATTggcattaatattattttcataatatgtttaaccgaaggggaatttttcagttgataagaacTAGCGTATATTCAAAGAGCAGGTTTTGCGAACTTGATACGTGGTTTACTATTacactatcatatatatttttttatgcaaactCTATCTTATCCAGTTTACCCGTAGTTTTGATAACATCACGATAACATCACGAGAAGGGAAACGAaatgcaacaaatatatatatatatatatatatatatatctatatatatatatatatatatatatatatataagcgaatcccacaggaaaattatagtcagaaatccaagcactttcgtctttactaagaaattgtcaaggagcgaatgaaatacaattggagagaaaggtctcgggtacacaacaagatcaagaatatcagatggttaattgtcaaaagggtaaaaattaagagagataatctaggattatcggaAATCACagggtcacaaacttaaacagatttgactcaaaccgaaattacaaagtatctttacagtccaaaatatgtaaaaaactggatatattaattttgttgcttatatttatctacaacttttttcattattaaagcatcaagtttaaataaaccaagacttaaatttagaacatttctattatttgaattgatgaaacaagattcaatgatattccttttaactgtgtcattacatgggattaaggctcttgcttgactccagttaataggatgatctaaatctctcctatgtacgaataatgcattcgacatttgcccagttctcacagattattggtgctgtttgagacgttgtgaaagagatttactggtctgtccgtaatagactttatcacaatttttgcaaggaatttcatatatgcacccTTAAtagtaacctggactgtgtcgacatttcaaaacccttttgttatttggaaaaatttaatcaaaacctatgccctgatgatatcaatatttgtaaaggtattgtgtatggtgctatgagtaaatcttctccccctaatgtacccgtgagatttctccaggcttttaagaaaattaaagaagacgaaacagtgaaagtgacaacagcagataaatctaatgcagtggtaataatgaataaaagtgactatgtaagtaaaataatgacattgctaaatgatactgatacttatcgaaactgaggtctgatcctacacagacagtgaactcccattttaataaacaaattaaatccattttgaagggcttggaccatttaattaaacagtttacaccgcaatgcgcctccctaccttatatgtataatttagtcaaaacacataaaatcaataaccctatcagaccaatcattagttcagtgggctcatttatgtataatttatctaaatggcttgtaaaaattcttattcctttggtaggaaacatttctagcacgaatgttaaaaacaatgttgattttataaacaaattgaatcgtttaaatttgaattttgattttaatatggttagtttttatgttctctttttatttacaaaagtgcctgtagatggtttacttgaatatttggaggatgaattagaacggcatgacattcccttaactgtagcaaacctcattagtctcataaggttatgtatcaaagatagtaaattttgttttaatggggaagtttttgtacaaaagtttggcatggctatgggtaatcccttatctcctgtccttagcaatatttacatggaatttatttagacaaaactcttacgaagaattttgccccaaaaagttatatggtttaggtatgtgggtGAAATTTTCtctatttggccagttcacgaaaatctccaggaattccttaataatctcaataatttagtcccttctataaaatttactttagaggaagaaagaaattgtaatttgaattttcttgatgtaactgtccatagaaatgatagaaatttcaccttttcagtccttcggaaatcaactaatattgcctcttttgttcattactactccgatcaccatcaaaatgttaaattatctgttttttctgggatattcctatgggctttacgtgtctgtagcccgcagtttattgacgctgaaattaaaactatttatgatattgcattgaaacttaaatacccaaggacttttgtagatgtggcatggaaaagagctagaaaaacattttattcaactgacaaacttgaatttagtaagcataacattctaaaattaccttatgtgaaaagtttttagatatccctagaattttaaagctttttaacataaatgttgttttcagtaatattaatgtcaagagtttagtaatcaaaaattctcctaaagatcttccaggctgcatatatgaaaaattcccttgaaaaaagtgtgataaagtctattacggacataCCCGGTAAAATCTCTTTCAACGTCTctaacagcaccaatattctgtgagaactgggcaaatatcgaatgcattattcgaacatatgagagatttagttcATCCTactaactggagtcaagcaagagccttaatcccatgtaatgacacagttaaaaggaatatcattgaatcttgtttcatcaattcaaatgatagaaatgttctaaatttaagtcttggtttattgaaacttgatgctttcataatggaaaaagttgtattagaaatataagcaacaattaatatattcagtttttacatgttttggactgtaaagatactttgtaatttcggttagggtcaaatctgtttaggtttgtgaccgtgtgatatccgataatcctggattatctcttttaattttttattttaccctttttgacaattaaccatctggtattcttgatcttgttgtgtacctgagactttctctccaattgtatttcattagcccCTTGAGCATGTCTTagaaaagacgaaagcgtttggatttctgactatcattttcctgtgggattcgcttatttaatgaagtcacgtgcatctactgtggtttttttaagcgtgtgtatatatatacatatatatatcatatatatatatatatatatatatatattataatatatatatatatatatatattaatcgttTGCATCTCTTTCCAAAGTTGAACGGGAAACACTGCAATTCGCCCGGTGAAATTCAATTGCGTACAACTGCAATACAATATAGTGTTGTTGACTACCCCGCTAgcgttttattcaattttttttatttgtggttctcgcgtgcgcgcgcgcgagagTTCAGGGCGGAAATTCACGCGCGAGCTTTCAGGGcggaagttcatatatatatatatatatatatatatatatatatatatatatattatatatatatatatatatatatatatatattgttgttgcaTTTCGTTCCCGTCTCGTAATGTTATCAAAACTACGGGTAGACTGGATAAGATAGAGgttgcattaaatatatatatgatagtgtaaTAGTAAAACCCCGTATCAAGTTCGCAAAACCTGCTTTTTGAATGTACGCTAgttcttatcaactgaaaaaattcctcttcggttaaatgAGGGGCGGGGTTTCTTTCGCGCCTGCGTCCTCCCGACGAGCTGAGCGCAAAAGGGCCGAATCTATTCAATTATATAGTTTcgacttgacattaaaaactcCCTAAGTGCTTTGGAGAACGTTAAATTCTCAGGGGAACTTTTGAGGTTTGGtgggaccagagagagagagagagagagagagagagagagagagagagagagagagagagagagagaattttttaatacatgATATTATAAAGGTAACAAAAACGCAGGAAAAGTTATCGAGGCGTAAGTACATTTTTGAATGCAATAAaccatcatgcatatatatatatatatatatatatatatatatatatatatatatatatatatatatatacatacgtatatatatgtatgaatatatatatatatgtataataattttatatatatatatataggatatatatatatatatatatatatatagatatatcaggaTGCATGAGTGGTTGCATTCAAAATGTACTTAAGTCACGATAACTTTTCctgcgtttttttttatctttataatatcatgtattaaaaaatctctctctctctctctctctgtggtccaCAAACGTCAAAAAATTGCCCTGAGAACTTAACGTTCTCCAAAGCTCTTACGGAGTTTTTTTCTGTCAAGTCGAAACTACATAATCGAATCGATTCGGCCCTTTTTGGCTCAGCTCGTCCGGAGGACGCAGGCACAGACAACCCCTCATATAACTTGGCAACAGGACAGGAATTTAGCCACACGCCCAGTTAGTTATATGCGTCACCCACTTAGCCCTCATGCCCACTGTGGATGCCACACTGCATGCGATGATCACTTCGACTAGCCGAGAGATAGAGACACAAGGAACGAAAGTGTTGTAATGCTGTCTCTTTGAAAGTTGAGCGGAGATACAAGGAACGAAAGTATTGTATGCACTACTTTCTTTTCGAAAGTTGAGCTGAGATACACGTAACTTAAAAGTATTGCTATACTTTCTTTTCAAAAGTTAAGCTCGAAAGTTGAGCTGAGATACAAGGGACGAAAGCATTGAAGTACTTTATTTTTCGAAAGTTGAGCTGAGATACACGTAACTTAAAAGTATTGCTATACTTTCTTTTCAAAAGTTAAGCTCGAAAGTTGAGCGGAGATACAAGGGACGAAAGCattgaagtactttcttttcGAAAGTTGAGCTGAGATACAAGTAACGAAAGTATTATACGTACTACAAAAGTATTATACGCACTACTTTCTTTTCAAAAGTTGAGCTGAGATACAAGTAACAAAAGTATTGCACTGCTTTCTTTTCGAAAGTTGAGCTGGATACAAGGAATCGAAAATattgaagtactttctttttgAAATTTAAGTGGAGATACAAGTAATGAAAGTATTGCTATACTTTTTTCTCAAAAGTTGAGCTGAGATACAAGTAACGAAAGTATTGCACTGTTTTCTTTTCGAAAGTTAAGTGTAGGAACGAAAGTATTATACGCACTACTTTCTTTTCGAAAGTTGAGCTGAGATACAAGTAACGAAAGCATTGCACTGCTTTCTTTTCGAAAGTTGAGTTGAGATACAAGTAACGAAAGTATTGCTATACTCTCTTTTCGAAAGGTGAGCCGAGATACAAGTAACGAAAGTATTGTTATACTCTCTTTCCGAAAGGTGAGCTGAGATACAAGTAACGAAAGTATTGCACTGTTTTCTTTTCGAAAGTTAAGCTGAGATACACGTAACGAAAGTTAAACATAGATCCTAAGAACGAAGGCATTACAATACTTACTTTTTGAAAGTTAAGCTTAGATCCTAAGAACAAAAGTATTGCTACACTTTCTCTTCGAAAGTTAAGCTGGGATCCTAAGAACAAAAACATTGCTATACTTTCTCTTCAAAAGTTAACGGAGATCCTAAGAATGAAAGCATTGCAAGACTTCCTTTTCGAAAGTTAAGCTGAGATCCTAAGAACGAAAGTATTGCTATACTTTCTCTTCGAAAGTTAAGGGAGATACAAGTAACAAAAGTGTTGCTATACTTTCTCTTCGAATGTTAAGGGAGATCCTAAGAACGAAAGCATTCCTATACATTCTCTTCGAAAGTTAAGGGAAATAGATGTAACGAAGTATTGCTCTCCTTTCTCCTCGAAAGTTAAGGGAGATACAAGTAACGAAAGTAATACTATACTTTCTCTTCGAAAGTTAAGGGAGATCCTAAGAACGAAAGCATTGCTATACTTTCTCTTCGAAAGTTAAGTGAGATACAAGTAACGAAAGTATGGCTATACTTTCTCTCCGAAAGTTAAGGGGAGATCCAAGGAACGAAAGAAATGCAATACTGCCTTCGAAAGCTTAGATCCAATTACCGAAAGTAAGGCAATAGTATATACTGTCTCTTCGAAAGCTAAACCGAGGGGCTTCGCTTTGTCTACGGGAATACCAATTTGATGTCACCCTCAGGAATACATTTGCTTTGACAAGTTCGCGACAAAGCCAAGAACGTCATTCGGAAATGACAAAACCAAGAAAACCTTTAACTTACCTTTGCACCTCAGTTGACCACCTGTCATTAATTAAAGTTCAAGAAGAAACCTCATACTAcagtagattaacatcaaccgtgcatttgatgtctaggccagtctcttacgacgctcctgattggctgttgagttcacatgggtaggatctatgttccaccactcctgaggtatacgtctttcaggagagtgaactctcgagagagactaggagtttccagccctgtgattggcttattaacagccagtcaggagcgtcacaagggagtggcctagacatcaaatgcacggttgatgtgaatctactatagctatcaACCTCGGGAAGATGTTAGTCGACATTACAGATACCACATTATACTCTAAAACTTATTCCTGAAAGagaattacatatattatttatcataaattttctGCCAGGGATTTCCTACTACTGAGGCTTTGCAATAAGCAGAGGAGACGATTAATCTGGGAAGGAAGTAGAGACAAGAAATAGATTTGCATCATTAACGCTTAGCGGTAGCCATGCTATAGGAATGAAGActtgaaaaagatattaaaagtttttattttttttatttagaaaggaAATATTCCAGTGtattaagtatgtcttagtttaaacAGAGGAGTAAGAgggtgtgagtgtgtatgtgtgtgggcatGTATAGTATTTATAGGTTACATTTGATAACGGTGTGGATATGCTacctccatacacacacacgcaaacgcaCACATGTATGAAATTTTAAGTAAACCAATTATCATACATAGCTGCAGACTTATTTAAACACACGGGTCAATAACTCATTGTCTATTGTGATTCGTTGTTAGTACTGATATATCTTTCCATCCACAGCTGTTCTAGAACAAGATGATTTTAACAGCGAACTCGAATTTTTCAAAGATGAGTCCAAATCTCAAATATTCGATAATATTCTCCCGTGCATTTAAGCTCAAAATGATCGAAAAACTTAACCAAAAGCAttgcttgaaatatttttttgatgTATCAGATTCTCAAATATATTCTAAAGCAAAATTATTGCAAAAGTGAAAAGTAAGATTATTTACGAACTATCGTAAATATAACTAAAGACAGATGTTACTGCATTTTTTAAAGACGAGATTCTacggtaatttttgttttatgatttttaaacAGGTGATATAAAGCAATTTATCTATTAAGGTAATGATGATGaacttgcagtttttttttgtgtgtgtgtgagtatgacaACCCCCACTCCCCCCCGGCCCCCGTCCTGACAGTCACTCATGTATTATGTATTGTCAGTATGTAAGCAAAGACACTTTAAGTCTCGAAAGTTTAACAAGAAATCActtttagttgttttttattttatgcaatgaACGTTTACCTTAGGAGGCCACTCTCCCCGGATTGTATTGTAAGCGGAGGTGTATCCATCTGGGTTATCCAGGGTCGTTCCAGAGGTATAGACTGGATCGCAGACTTTCTGACTGGCTGACTGTAAGGTCTGCGCAGCATCCTCACTGACACGCTGGGCAGCGTTGGCATTCTGACTGGCATGCTGGTTTGCTGGTGGTGGGGCGGCATTCCGGAACACTTGCTGGGGAGGGACTGGGCTCTGGTTCGTGAACTGCTGGGGTGGAGGGGGGGCTGCATTCCGGTTCGCAAACTGCTGGGAAGGGGGGGCTGCATTCTGGTTTGAAAACTGCTGGGGTGGGGGTGCCGCTACGTTCTGGTAGGCATTCTGCTGGGGGGGTGGTGTCATGCTATTCATGCTGGCAAATGGAGTGGGAACGCCGTGCTTTGGCCCTTGGTGGTGGGGACCGTGCCAGAAGGGCCCATTTGGACGGGACTTGGTATTCCATGCCATGGGGGGCTTGCTGGTGGCCGGAGGAGGACACGGACTGGTGGGACGTTTGGTACTGGAAggattgctgttgctgctgaggAGGAAGCTGGTACTGGAAGGACCCGTGGGACCCGCTGGAAAACTGTTGCTCATACGTCTGGTATTCCTGTACCTGTTTAACCGTTTTCATTTGAACTGAGGAAGAGACCTGCTGCTGCCTTTGCTGCTGTTGaagctgttgctgctgttgatgctgctgttgctgctgcatgACCATCTGTTGCTGCGTTTGAACTTGATCCATTTTTGCCTGTTGGAAAATGTTCATCTAATTCCTTGCTCTGGGCCAATGTGGGTTCAGTTAATGACAAACTTTTAAAAGTGATCGGTTTATATGATACAGAACAGAGTTTTTAAAGTATTACCAGAGAAATGAACTTTATAAAGGGTTTTAAGAAGTTTgcgagagagagcgaaagagcaAAAGCATCACAGATTACTGACAGTCTGGCAGTTTTAGCTTGAAGAACAGAACTGCTGATACTCGAAGCAAGCACTTTAATTTAAATCATCTACAGAGTTCTACTGAAAAGCGTCAGTGGTTGCTACCTGCTCCTCAAGGCTTCGATTAGTTAGCTCATTATGCCATGTCCACGTTTCATAAAGCCAGAGTTCTTGACATTCCTCTGTACACAGTTGCCTCTTGCGTCCTTTGATTGCTCATTCTGTTGTGTACTTACTGATTTAATGTGTCTATCTAGGACCTAGGTATTTGCTAAGAGTTTTACAGAATCATCATAAACCCAGTGGCACCTCCACCTTAGCCTAATGAAACCCCGTTCACCCTACGCTAATGAGTCATTGTACCACTTAAGGAACTGACGTCTTTCCCCTGCACAGGGACAACAAATAAAGGTTTGATGGCAAAGCCAAGAACAATATCATCAGTAAGAACAGATTCATCAGTCGATCGTCACAGAGAACTGACTCATCACCCTAGCATCTCTGAGACCTTACTCATTTCGATATACTTGGGAAATGACATATCAGTCGATTAGTCACCTCAGACTTGGCTCATCGGCTGGTTAACCATAACTGAGAATTAGGTCATCCCTTATCTGTCAAGAGAAAATGACTAAACTTGACTGACTTCATCATCCTTGAGAATCGACTCATTTCTCTTTCGGCGAAAGTGACTCACCTGTTGCACGTCTGTGATCTGTGACTCATCTGTTTACCATCTCTACAGATTGAATCAGAATTGACTCACTGATTCAACATCCCCGAGAATAGTTTCATCAGTCAAAAAAATCACTTGTGGATGATCTCATCACTGTATGATCCAtgagaactatagtagattcacatcaaccgtttatttgatgtctaggtcagccCCATACAatgctcctggttggctgttgatgagccaatcacagggctggaaactctcagtctctcgagagagttcacacgggtaggatctatgttccacctcttctgagggatacgtctctcaggagaggtggaacatacatccttcctatgtgaactctcgagagagactgagaagagtttccacccctgtgattggcttatcaacagccaatcaggagcgccgtaagggacgggcctagacatcaaatgcacggttgatgtgaatctactatacctaaTTTTATCTAGCCTGAGAACCGACTCTAGTTAACTGTCAATTGGCTGATCCTTTCAGAATGCTGTCTCCTTTAAAAACTGTATCATCACTGTATCATCCATTTGACCTGACTCACCGAATCATTCTCTAATCCCCAAAAACAGAATAGTCTTCAAAAactgatatatcatatcatccaTTTGAACTGAGTCACTGCCTCATCCACTCAACCCTGAGAACAGGACTACCCCTTATTTCCTTCCAAGGAAATgactcatcctcagtccactgaCAGAATGAATTCAACTCAGACGAGAGGCCAGCGGCGGACATGGCATTGGAACGAGCTATTTGTTATGCGAAAGCAGCTGAGCGTCACCTGCGGATAGTTAGCTGGCCTAGGTGGCACCGGAGGCGGTGCCGGCTCACTGGAAGGAGGTCTTTGTACCTGGTCTAACTCCTCTTGGCTCCTGGTGAGTTCAGGACGGGGGGGCCACTCCACTGGTCGACCTGTGGGAGACGAAAAAGAGGCTCTTGATAAAAAAGGGAGACAATGCAGTGGGTGTGTGGTGTAACTATTTCGCATTTAACTCATGCTCTGTGGATAGAGCAGACTGCAGACGTTCAGACATCTATAAATACTGCACATTTCCAGGCTCTAGGTAGAACAGACTCcattatcaagttaaagtttttctacattcaattttcgtatttagccctctggaccccACTACTGTAACCACgtaaggtctctagctgaaatttaagttatgtAATCTgactattataactctcaatgcaattttttctctccaatattattactgttatattaCTAGTACTATGAtgactatcttttatactacctcagctaatGTGTAgatagtgccgtttattcatttttttatcatgttgtttcatgcatctagattgtgtatgttaatgTCTGTATGTTGTATAattcatgtatatggccctgagctgaaataaaggatattatcattatttattccaAAGGAGGTTTGCTTAATGATTAGTTTTTTTTGAGGTGGTTttgaaagaagtagaagaagaaaaagaagaagaagaagaagaagaagaagaagaagaagaagtaaaagaaaaagaagaagaagaagaaaaagaaaaagaagaagaagaagaagaagaagaagaagaagaagaagaagaagaaagcagttACAAACGTATAAACATATTCAAGGAGGACAACCCTTTGAGTTAAAGGGACCAAACTCTAACGGCGTCGCTGTAAGATATACAAAACGAATGAAGGGAATACCAAGgcaacaaggcgtgacccgaccttcagcttactcggggcgagtgctaaaatctacggtcaaaaagagcgttgtttcactgacgaaaattaaaataaatatgttatattttatcacaaataatattgtgcatgtttaacatgcgcattattttttttctacattttcattccaatgaataaatcattattatcctattctgaaattcctgtatctttaactcaaggcgaaacacctttttcagacctaccctaccccccaacaacaacaacaacaacaaattagtttgtaggcttactcccctggTAAGCGAGAAAAGGAGAAGCAGAAACGGCACGGAAATCGTAATATAACGAACTCGGGAATAGAGAAGGAATCCCGAAGAGTATTCCAATTGGCTTCGTTGGAATTCAAGGTTAAGACGAGCTGATGACTGAAGCTGACtcacattaaagaaaaaaaaaacatcatgcaGTTTATGCAGTTTTCttgatgcgagagagagagagagagagagagagagagagagagagagagagagagagaggaatactcaGTGGGATGCGATGTTATCAATGGAAAGTCATAATATAGTAATTTATCGAAGAAAttcttaggatatatatatatatagtatatatatcttatatattatatatatcgtatatatatatctatatatatatatactatatattataagatatagaaacagagagatagagagagaagagagagagaggagagagaggaaaatgatcagCGGAATAGAAAGTCAGTCAGAAATAGTTCGACAATTTGCTGAcgtaattctgagagagagagagagaggggggggggatgggtggtATATCAGCCATAGAATGATGAGCTACTCAAGAGAAGTTACACAATGCATTGAAgcgattctgagagagagagagagagagagagagcgttaagataaaaaaaacgaaCAACGTGATAGTCTTTAACTCTGGACCTTCatcaaattatttcattatttccataTCATCAGTCATTTCATCGAGCGtagaacacaaaaataaataataacattttataaagacgtaaaaaaaagtaGAGAAGAATAAGACGGATGCATTTACCGCTCCACTAAACTTGTATCTCGTAATCTCCACGGATTACCTGAGAgtttgacatttaaaaaaaaaagaaaaaaaaaagcagtattcTTTGGGAGCTGGACTTTCGAATCAGTGGCTCCCCTTGGATGGGGTTGTTCcgtgtggataggtttcatctactaaattaataataataataataataataataataataatatgaaaaaacgaTTCGAAATTTACACACGACCTTGCAATTACGATGTTCTGAGGCAGATCAATAATTCTTCGTTATCATTCGTTCGAtctcttttcgcttactcggggagtaagccttcaaactgttgttgttgtagttgttgttcttgttgggggggggggggggggttagtaaaaatggtctatggaagagcctaaaaaggtctgaaaaagatgtttcgctttgagttaaagatacaggaatttaaggacgggatatttatgatttattcattagaatgaaaatgtaaaaaataaataatgttcatgttaaacagtatagaaggaaaaaatgtttctaataagatatagcatatttatttaaattttcgttggtgaaacaaggctctatttaaccgtagtgtttagcacgtttcaatttacgtcaagttaggaatgtaatgtttacaacttatgcttgaGGGGATAACCTCACACGCGTCCCGAGTatgctggaggttggatcacgtctTGTTGTATTCTCTTTTTATGTCTTTTCGTTAGTTTTGCATTTTGATGAAGGATACCGTGATATGGCTCCACTTCCATTTTTGACAGCTCAATCAGAAAGGGTTCCGGAAatacttatttgttttttaaaagtgaaattagagtttttcagaaaattttaaagacgGATAGATGTTTTTAAATGGATTTTAAtgaaagatatttagatagtaaGAGTGGTAGATACGTCAGTTACTGAACAATGCATAAAACAACCGAACAATGTTATACAACAAGGTAGTTGCAGATTTCCCTAAG
Encoded proteins:
- the LOC135200360 gene encoding uncharacterized protein LOC135200360 isoform X1, whose product is MSNSFPAGPTGPSSTSFLLSSNSNPSSTKRPTSPCPPPATSKPPMAWNTKSRPNGPFWHGPHHQGPKHGVPTPFASMNSMTPPPQQNAYQNVAAPPPQQFSNQNAAPPSQQFANRNAAPPPPQQFTNQSPVPPQQVFRNAAPPPANQHASQNANAAQRVSEDAAQTLQSASQKVCDPVYTSGTTLDNPDGYTSAYNTIRGEWPPKDQPDGPNLTTTYPSSFKLKDQPSFQTAPARVVTSQPAFKITQPIRRRGDDKWPPRGAGEPTQEEVREFIKPKKNNRNYEEFFAQNALPNNYAGYRPPPGTQHHGLLDEEEDGVSNM